A single region of the Desulfobaculum xiamenense genome encodes:
- a CDS encoding ATP-binding cassette domain-containing protein: MALVSIRDVRLAFSGPAVLDGISMQIEAGERVCLVGRNGEGKTSLMRIVSGAMRPDSGEVSISKGVRVARLQQDVPQDIHGRVFDVVAAGIGEMGKALSAYRLAAAAAERDPAALRDLEAAQQAVDASGGWEAYRTVETVVSRLKLDMDAEFFTLSGGMKRRVLLARALASDPDVLLLDEPTNHLDIDSITWLEDFLLRHAKTLFFVTHDRALLKKLATRIVELDRGRLADWACDYDTYLTRKEELLHAEEKEWDRFDIKLAEEEKWLRKGVTARRRRNQGRLRDLMTMRELRRTRRYRPGEAKMQMQESGLSGKLVIEARDLAVDLGGRTIFSGFSTAVMRGDKVGIIGPNGAGKTTLLRALLGEIEPSAGSVRLGTNLDIAYFDQLRTSLDMDARACDAVADGNEWITVDDNRRHVMGYLQDFLFTNERARCKVHTLSGGERNRLLLARLFTKPSNVLVLDEPTNDLDAETLDLLEELLLQYSGTVLIVSHDRAFLNNVVTSTISFDPDGEVREYVGGYDDWLRQRPQTEERPVTADAAAPREAKARVRSDGKRKLTFNEKRERDDLRKELDQTPARIEALETLQADLNAKLADPAFYQRDPGAFAKATTDLQQAEADLDALLERWEFVESRLAELVED; this comes from the coding sequence GTGGCTCTCGTAAGTATCCGGGACGTCCGGCTGGCCTTTTCCGGCCCCGCCGTTCTGGACGGCATAAGCATGCAGATCGAGGCAGGCGAACGCGTCTGCCTCGTAGGCCGCAACGGCGAGGGCAAGACCTCGCTCATGCGCATCGTCAGCGGAGCCATGCGGCCGGATTCCGGCGAAGTCTCCATCAGCAAGGGCGTGCGCGTGGCGCGTCTGCAACAGGACGTCCCGCAGGACATCCACGGCCGCGTCTTCGACGTGGTGGCCGCTGGCATCGGCGAGATGGGCAAGGCGCTCTCGGCCTACCGTCTGGCTGCCGCCGCCGCGGAACGCGACCCCGCCGCCCTGCGCGACCTCGAAGCCGCCCAGCAGGCCGTGGACGCCAGCGGCGGCTGGGAGGCCTACCGCACGGTGGAGACCGTCGTGTCGCGCCTCAAGCTCGACATGGACGCCGAATTCTTCACCCTGTCCGGCGGCATGAAGCGCCGCGTCCTGCTCGCCCGCGCACTGGCCAGCGATCCGGACGTGCTGCTTCTCGACGAGCCGACCAACCACCTCGACATCGACTCCATCACCTGGCTCGAAGACTTCCTGCTGCGCCACGCCAAGACGCTCTTCTTCGTCACCCACGACCGGGCACTGCTCAAGAAGCTCGCCACCCGCATCGTGGAGCTGGACCGCGGCCGTCTGGCCGACTGGGCCTGCGACTACGACACCTACCTCACGCGCAAGGAGGAACTCCTGCACGCTGAGGAAAAGGAATGGGATCGCTTCGACATCAAGCTCGCCGAAGAGGAAAAGTGGCTGCGCAAGGGAGTCACCGCCCGCCGCCGCCGCAATCAGGGCAGACTTCGCGACCTCATGACCATGCGCGAACTGCGCCGCACGCGGCGCTACCGCCCCGGCGAGGCGAAGATGCAGATGCAGGAATCCGGCCTGTCGGGCAAGCTCGTCATTGAGGCCCGCGACCTCGCCGTCGACCTCGGCGGGCGCACCATCTTCAGCGGCTTCTCCACGGCGGTCATGCGCGGCGACAAGGTTGGCATCATCGGGCCCAACGGCGCGGGAAAGACCACCCTCCTGCGCGCCCTGCTCGGTGAAATCGAGCCGTCCGCCGGGTCCGTGCGCCTCGGCACCAATCTCGACATCGCCTACTTCGACCAGTTGCGCACCAGCCTCGACATGGACGCCCGCGCATGCGACGCCGTGGCCGACGGCAACGAATGGATCACCGTCGACGACAACCGCCGACACGTCATGGGCTACCTTCAGGATTTCCTCTTCACGAACGAGCGCGCACGCTGCAAGGTGCACACCCTCTCCGGCGGAGAGCGCAATCGCCTGCTGCTGGCCCGGCTGTTCACCAAGCCGTCCAACGTGCTGGTGCTCGACGAGCCGACCAACGACCTCGACGCGGAAACCCTCGACCTGCTCGAAGAACTGCTCCTCCAGTACTCGGGAACCGTGCTCATCGTCAGTCATGACCGCGCCTTCCTGAACAACGTCGTGACCTCCACCATCTCCTTCGATCCCGACGGAGAGGTCCGCGAGTACGTCGGCGGCTACGACGACTGGCTCCGCCAGCGCCCGCAGACCGAGGAACGCCCGGTCACGGCCGATGCCGCCGCCCCGCGCGAGGCCAAAGCCCGCGTGCGCTCCGACGGCAAGCGCAAGCTCACCTTCAATGAGAAGCGCGAGCGCGACGACCTGCGCAAAGAACTGGACCAGACCCCCGCGCGCATCGAGGCCCTCGAAACGCTTCAGGCCGACCTCAACGCCAAGCTCGCCGACCCGGCATTCTACCAGCGCGACCCCGGCGCGTTCGCCAAGGCCACAACGGACCTCCAGCAGGCCGAGGCCGACCTTGACGCGCTCCTCGAACGCTGGGAATTCGTCGAATCCCGCCTCGCCGAACTCGTCGAAGACTAA